A window of Halomicrobium zhouii genomic DNA:
ACTTCTCCATCTCGACGTGGGCGATGCCAGCGTCCTGGAAGACGTCGCTGGTCGTTTCGTACCCGAGCCGTTCGTAGAACTCCTCGACTGCAGTCTGGCTGTGGAGTACGAGCGTGTCGACGTTCCGCTCGCGGGCGACGGCTTCGACGCGGTTCACGAGGCGTCTTCCCCACCCCCCTCCGCGGTATGGCTCACGGACGGCGACGCGTTCGACTTTGGCCGTGTCGTCGTCGAGTCGGCGGAGGCGTGCCGTTCCGATCGGT
This region includes:
- a CDS encoding GNAT family N-acetyltransferase, producing the protein MTETSIDIAADAELRDQAIAVREEVFVEGQGVPPERERDGHDDDATHLLAREGGTPIGTARLRRLDDDTAKVERVAVREPYRGGGWGRRLVNRVEAVARERNVDTLVLHSQTAVEEFYERLGYETTSDVFQDAGIAHVEMEKSLE